In the Mycolicibacter sp. MU0102 genome, one interval contains:
- a CDS encoding DUF58 domain-containing protein, producing the protein MHWRASPFAKAVATGAALALVLAVGASRWQLIAFAAPLLAVLCSLDSQRPVPGLRVQGAPSVQRCFETESVELAVGATVSGADVVRVSLAVSAHPALSLEITESTVAAGSRITVTAVAGRWGRYPIRATVSAVARGGLLVGTGTVDVAEVTVFPLAPPQSTPVPHSDLLDRVGTHLTRHPGRGVEYADIRAYVPGDPLRAVNWPVSARRGSLHVTQRLTDRGADIVVLIDAYPQPAGPATEATERSVLGAAQVVQTALRNGDRAGIVILGGRHPRWVGAEIGQRQFYRIVDAVLGAGDGVESTTGTLAPRAAVPAGALIIAFSTLLDTEFALALTDLRKRGHVVLAVDVLGGSPFESDLDPLVNRIWTLQRSAMYRDMATIGVDVASWPYEQPLEQAMRVVTQRRRPAAVR; encoded by the coding sequence ATGCATTGGCGGGCATCCCCATTCGCCAAGGCGGTGGCCACCGGTGCCGCGCTGGCCTTGGTGCTGGCCGTGGGTGCATCGCGCTGGCAGCTGATCGCGTTTGCCGCACCGTTGCTTGCCGTCTTGTGCTCGCTGGACAGCCAGCGACCCGTGCCCGGGTTGCGGGTACAGGGCGCGCCGTCGGTGCAACGCTGCTTCGAGACGGAGTCGGTCGAATTGGCGGTCGGCGCAACGGTATCGGGTGCCGACGTGGTGCGTGTGAGCCTGGCGGTGTCGGCGCATCCGGCGCTCAGTCTCGAGATCACGGAGTCCACCGTCGCGGCTGGGAGCCGAATAACGGTCACTGCCGTCGCCGGACGCTGGGGCCGGTATCCGATCCGTGCCACCGTGAGCGCTGTGGCCCGGGGCGGTCTGTTGGTCGGGACGGGAACTGTCGACGTCGCCGAGGTCACCGTGTTCCCGCTGGCGCCGCCGCAGTCCACACCGGTCCCGCACAGCGACCTGCTTGACCGGGTGGGGACCCACCTGACCCGGCATCCGGGCCGCGGCGTGGAGTACGCCGACATCCGGGCCTACGTTCCCGGTGATCCACTGCGCGCGGTGAATTGGCCGGTCAGCGCACGACGCGGGAGCCTGCATGTCACCCAGCGCCTGACCGATCGTGGCGCCGACATAGTGGTCTTGATCGACGCCTACCCGCAGCCTGCCGGCCCGGCGACCGAGGCGACCGAACGGTCGGTACTGGGCGCGGCGCAGGTGGTGCAGACCGCGCTGCGCAATGGCGACCGGGCCGGCATCGTCATTCTCGGTGGCCGCCACCCGCGTTGGGTCGGTGCGGAGATCGGGCAGCGCCAGTTCTATCGCATCGTCGACGCGGTGCTCGGCGCCGGCGACGGAGTCGAGTCGACCACCGGAACGCTGGCGCCCCGGGCCGCGGTCCCGGCGGGTGCTTTGATCATTGCGTTCTCCACGTTGCTGGACACCGAATTCGCGCTGGCGCTGACCGATCTGCGAAAACGGGGCCACGTGGTGCTCGCGGTAGACGTGCTGGGCGGCTCGCCATTCGAGAGCGACCTGGATCCGTTGGTGAACCGGATCTGGACGCTGCAGCGCAGTGCCATGTATCGCGACATGGCCACCATCGGCGTCGATGTCGCCTCCTGGCCGTACGAGCAACCGTTGGAGCAGGCGATGCGTGTGGTGACACAGCGCCGCAGACCTGCGGCGGTGCGGTGA
- a CDS encoding AAA family ATPase, giving the protein MSGAAATTGERCTAVLDEIERAVVGKRPALTLILTTVLAGGHVLIEDLPGLGKTLIARSFAAALGLDFIRVQFTPDLLPADLLGTTVYDMSSGRFDFRRGPIFTNLVLADEINRTPPKTQAALLEAMAEGQVSIDGNTHRLPSPFIVLATDNPIEYEGTYPLPEAQLDRFAIRLRLGYLSEQGEAAMLRRRLDRGASLPTVRKVVDADDLLAMREAVEQVSVHDDVLRYVVSLATGTRRHPQVAVGASPRSELDLVQLARARALLLGRDYVIPEDVKGLATSAIAHRITLRPEMWVRRVQGADVVEELLRRLPVPRTPQAPPP; this is encoded by the coding sequence CTGTCCGGTGCGGCGGCCACCACCGGGGAACGCTGCACCGCGGTGCTCGACGAGATCGAACGGGCCGTGGTGGGCAAGCGCCCCGCCCTAACCCTGATTCTGACCACGGTGCTTGCCGGCGGGCACGTGCTCATCGAGGACTTGCCGGGTCTGGGCAAGACCTTGATCGCACGGTCGTTCGCCGCCGCGCTTGGCCTGGATTTCATCCGGGTGCAGTTCACTCCTGACTTGCTGCCCGCCGACCTGCTCGGCACGACGGTCTACGACATGTCCTCGGGGCGTTTCGACTTCCGGCGCGGGCCGATCTTCACCAACCTGGTGCTGGCCGACGAGATCAACCGGACGCCGCCCAAGACCCAGGCGGCCCTCCTGGAGGCGATGGCCGAAGGTCAGGTCAGCATCGACGGCAACACGCATCGGTTACCGTCGCCGTTCATCGTGCTGGCCACCGACAACCCGATCGAGTACGAGGGCACCTATCCGCTGCCGGAGGCGCAACTGGACCGGTTCGCGATCAGGCTGCGCCTGGGTTATCTCTCGGAGCAGGGGGAGGCGGCCATGTTGCGTCGTCGCCTGGACCGCGGTGCCTCCCTACCGACGGTGCGCAAGGTGGTTGACGCCGACGATCTGCTGGCGATGCGTGAGGCGGTGGAACAGGTCAGTGTGCACGACGACGTGCTGCGCTACGTGGTGTCGCTGGCCACCGGAACCCGGCGCCACCCGCAGGTGGCGGTGGGGGCCAGCCCGCGATCGGAGCTCGACCTGGTCCAGCTCGCTCGGGCCCGCGCTCTGCTGCTCGGCCGCGACTACGTGATCCCCGAGGACGTCAAAGGCTTGGCCACGTCGGCGATCGCGCACCGGATCACGCTGCGGCCGGAGATGTGGGTGCGCCGAGTTCAGGGCGCCGATGTGGTGGAGGAGCTGCTGCGGCGGCTGCCGGTGCCGCGAACCCCGCAGGCGCCACCGCCGTGA